The following proteins are co-located in the Piscirickettsia litoralis genome:
- a CDS encoding substrate-binding periplasmic protein yields the protein MLKKAKIYSFFICFISFSVVSFSVEEITIATGEWPPYTSQTLAGLGHTTTIVTRAFAAMGVGVTYQWKPWKRSYILAENLKVDATMPWWSTAERREKFIYSDPIDSSKTVIWYQKNKPIHFSSVQDLKGLKIGGVIGFSYGSEFDQAVKNKLFIYEKTRSVLVTLRKLAAGRLDAFPCSLDVCLSHLKTGSGKSFANEVTYASTPLTERQLYLIVSKKHPNGEQIIKTFNKGLSLIGEEKN from the coding sequence ATGTTGAAAAAGGCAAAAATATATTCATTTTTTATATGCTTTATTTCTTTTTCAGTAGTCTCTTTTTCTGTCGAAGAGATAACCATAGCAACGGGCGAGTGGCCTCCGTACACATCACAAACACTAGCGGGGTTAGGTCATACCACAACAATAGTAACCCGCGCCTTTGCTGCAATGGGAGTTGGGGTGACATATCAATGGAAGCCGTGGAAGCGTTCTTACATTCTTGCAGAAAACTTGAAAGTAGATGCAACTATGCCATGGTGGAGTACAGCGGAGCGTAGAGAAAAATTTATTTACAGCGATCCGATAGATTCATCTAAAACTGTGATTTGGTATCAAAAAAATAAGCCTATCCACTTTTCATCAGTTCAAGACCTTAAGGGTCTAAAGATTGGTGGTGTTATCGGCTTTAGTTATGGTAGTGAATTTGATCAAGCGGTAAAAAATAAGCTGTTTATTTATGAGAAAACACGCAGTGTGTTGGTAACTTTAAGAAAGTTAGCAGCAGGTCGTTTAGATGCTTTTCCTTGCAGTCTTGATGTTTGTTTAAGCCATCTTAAAACAGGTTCAGGAAAAAGTTTTGCTAATGAAGTGACTTATGCATCAACGCCTTTGACAGAAAGGCAGCTGTATTTAATCGTCTCCAAAAAACACCCGAATGGAGAACAAATAATTAAAACTTTTAATAAAGGGTTGTCATTAATTGGCGAAGAAAAAAACTAA
- the lpxK gene encoding tetraacyldisaccharide 4'-kinase: MKLIERIWYHNHLLRWGLWPFSWAFRCIAALRKLVFKLGLCKPYISTVPVIIVGNIHVGGVGKTPLILKLIQHFQNNNLNAGVVSRGYGAKASVYPYEVALNSSALEAGDEPLMIKQLTEIPVVIAPKRAEAVNYLTDHYKLDVILSDDGLQHYALDRTVEIVVMDAERLGNGMCLPAGPMRESWSRLDQVDFVIVNNMGDHQSDPRLQRLETPVFSASLQARYWSNLQTGEQVATGYFKGQEVNVIAGIGHPERFFKTCRDLGVIICDSQEFADHHDYCQADFAKFSSERPILMTEKDAVKCKAWVGKNAWALHVELELQSEQNFFAQLVSKVVN; this comes from the coding sequence ATGAAGCTCATCGAGCGCATTTGGTACCACAATCATTTACTACGTTGGGGCCTTTGGCCCTTTTCTTGGGCTTTTCGCTGTATCGCTGCTCTGCGTAAATTAGTCTTTAAGCTAGGTTTGTGTAAGCCTTATATCAGTACTGTTCCTGTGATTATCGTGGGGAATATTCATGTCGGGGGGGTGGGTAAGACGCCGTTGATTTTAAAATTAATCCAGCACTTTCAGAATAATAATTTGAATGCTGGGGTGGTTTCACGCGGTTATGGCGCTAAAGCGAGTGTTTATCCCTATGAAGTTGCATTAAACTCTTCTGCACTTGAGGCCGGCGATGAACCGTTGATGATCAAGCAATTAACTGAAATCCCCGTAGTTATCGCACCAAAAAGAGCAGAGGCTGTTAACTACCTGACAGATCATTATAAGCTTGATGTGATTTTAAGCGATGACGGGTTACAGCATTATGCGCTCGATCGAACGGTAGAAATTGTCGTCATGGATGCAGAGCGTTTAGGTAATGGGATGTGTTTACCAGCAGGGCCAATGCGCGAAAGTTGGTCAAGATTAGACCAGGTTGATTTTGTGATTGTGAATAACATGGGTGATCATCAAAGTGATCCACGATTGCAAAGATTAGAGACTCCCGTTTTTTCAGCGTCACTACAAGCTCGGTACTGGTCGAACCTTCAAACGGGTGAACAGGTTGCTACTGGTTACTTTAAAGGGCAGGAAGTCAATGTGATTGCAGGAATTGGCCATCCTGAACGTTTTTTTAAAACCTGTCGCGACTTAGGTGTTATTATCTGTGATTCCCAAGAGTTTGCAGACCATCATGATTACTGCCAAGCTGATTTTGCAAAATTTAGCAGCGAAAGGCCGATATTAATGACCGAGAAGGATGCGGTGAAGTGCAAAGCGTGGGTGGGTAAAAATGCTTGGGCCTTACACGTAGAGTTAGAACTACAGTCAGAGCAAAACTTTTTTGCCCAATTAGTAAGTAAAGTGGTTAATTAA
- the msbA gene encoding lipid A export permease/ATP-binding protein MsbA yields the protein MQSTQSGLKTYRRILSYVKPYWFLMLLALLGNALYSAMDGYVIHLLKPLMDKGFVGKDISYLETFPLLLIGIFAVRGAANVMATYCFGYVSGYVVTDIRRQLFSKFMRLPASDYDKATSGQMISKLLYNVDQISAAGGSSLTTMVREVALIISLLVVMFYTSWRLSLILLIVIPIIALLISFASRHFRRLSHKQQHAMAEVTHVTEESLKSYREIRIFGGQKYQEKSFNKAIMYALRYNLKFTMISALNSPIVQMVGAVAMSIIIYVAVAKLHVSAGTFVTMITAMVAILKPLRNLTGLNAGLQSGVAAAQSVFDTFDSAEEKDAGTKVLERTTGHVQFKDVSFAYPGHDKTVLHHINIDVKPGESVALVGRSGSGKSTLVSLLPRFYDATSGDILLDGVSMHDITLASLREQMAVVSQHVALFNDTIFHNIAYSMLGEVDEAKVIEAAKMAHAWEFIEKLSEGLYTVTGENGVMLSGGQRQRLAIARAILKQAPILILDEATSALDNESERLIQAAIETIMKRSTTFVIAHRLSTIEHVDRILVMGEGRIIESGSHKELIAAEGAYANLRALAMDSAR from the coding sequence ATGCAATCGACACAGTCCGGCCTTAAAACCTATCGCCGCATTTTAAGTTATGTAAAGCCCTATTGGTTCTTAATGTTGCTCGCTTTATTGGGCAATGCGCTCTATTCGGCGATGGACGGTTATGTGATTCACCTCCTCAAGCCTTTGATGGATAAAGGTTTTGTCGGTAAAGACATTTCTTACTTAGAAACTTTCCCTTTGTTATTAATCGGCATTTTTGCGGTTCGTGGCGCCGCTAATGTGATGGCAACGTATTGCTTTGGTTACGTCAGTGGCTATGTGGTGACTGATATCCGTCGCCAGTTATTTTCAAAATTTATGCGCTTACCAGCGAGTGATTATGACAAGGCGACCTCAGGGCAGATGATTTCTAAACTGCTCTATAATGTAGATCAGATCTCAGCCGCTGGTGGTTCTTCGTTGACGACAATGGTTCGAGAAGTCGCACTGATTATCAGCTTACTTGTTGTTATGTTCTATACCAGCTGGCGTTTATCCCTGATCTTATTGATCGTTATCCCGATTATTGCTTTATTGATCAGCTTTGCCAGTCGTCACTTTCGTCGTTTAAGCCATAAACAGCAACATGCAATGGCAGAAGTGACGCATGTGACTGAAGAAAGTTTAAAAAGCTATCGCGAAATTCGTATCTTTGGCGGGCAGAAATACCAGGAAAAGTCGTTTAATAAAGCGATTATGTATGCACTGCGCTATAACTTGAAATTTACCATGATCAGTGCCTTGAACTCACCCATCGTACAGATGGTGGGGGCTGTGGCGATGAGCATCATTATCTATGTTGCTGTAGCTAAATTACATGTTTCTGCGGGAACCTTCGTGACTATGATTACTGCAATGGTTGCGATATTAAAGCCACTTAGAAATCTCACTGGCTTAAACGCAGGCTTGCAAAGTGGTGTGGCCGCGGCACAAAGCGTATTTGATACCTTTGACTCCGCAGAAGAAAAAGATGCTGGGACAAAAGTATTAGAGCGCACTACAGGTCATGTACAGTTTAAAGATGTTAGCTTTGCCTATCCTGGCCATGATAAAACGGTACTTCATCATATTAATATTGATGTAAAGCCTGGAGAGTCTGTCGCATTAGTGGGCCGTTCGGGCAGTGGTAAGTCGACTTTAGTGAGTTTATTGCCAAGGTTTTACGATGCAACTTCAGGTGATATTTTACTGGATGGCGTATCAATGCATGATATCACTTTAGCTTCTTTGCGTGAGCAGATGGCTGTGGTATCTCAGCATGTGGCTTTGTTTAATGATACGATTTTCCATAATATTGCTTATAGTATGTTGGGTGAGGTCGATGAAGCTAAAGTCATTGAGGCGGCGAAAATGGCTCATGCTTGGGAATTTATTGAAAAGCTCTCTGAGGGTTTATATACTGTCACCGGTGAAAATGGTGTTATGCTCTCGGGCGGACAGCGTCAACGTCTCGCTATTGCGCGGGCGATCTTAAAGCAAGCGCCTATTTTAATTCTTGATGAGGCAACCTCTGCATTGGATAACGAGTCAGAGCGCTTAATTCAGGCGGCGATAGAAACCATTATGAAACGTTCAACAACCTTTGTGATTGCGCATCGATTATCGACGATTGAGCATGTGGACCGTATTCTAGTGATGGGTGAAGGGCGCATTATTGAGTCAGGCTCTCACAAAGAGCTGATTGCTGCAGAGGGCGCTTATGCCAACTTAAGAGCTTTAGCTATGGACTCAGCGCGTTAA
- a CDS encoding ExbD/TolR family protein, protein MQFRPKRREDVILDLAPLIDVVLLVLIFLMVTATFIKVGGVQVNLPKTSASVLGAEQKALVISVDSNGDYYVNSEPVPGGKAALRKALLQQAKHNKNILVRVKGDTNSPLQTIVDIMELVQNAGFVKVQILTQVKTS, encoded by the coding sequence ATGCAGTTTCGACCTAAAAGGCGTGAGGATGTTATTCTTGACTTAGCCCCTTTAATTGATGTCGTCTTATTAGTTTTAATCTTTCTTATGGTGACCGCGACCTTTATTAAAGTCGGGGGAGTTCAGGTGAATTTACCGAAGACAAGTGCTTCAGTATTAGGTGCTGAGCAAAAAGCTTTAGTTATTTCTGTTGATTCTAATGGTGATTATTATGTAAACTCTGAGCCCGTGCCTGGTGGTAAGGCGGCTTTAAGAAAAGCCTTACTGCAACAAGCAAAACATAATAAAAACATCTTAGTGCGTGTTAAAGGAGATACAAATTCGCCTTTACAGACGATAGTCGATATTATGGAGCTTGTTCAAAATGCAGGTTTTGTTAAAGTACAGATTTTGACTCAAGTGAAAACATCGTGA
- a CDS encoding MotA/TolQ/ExbB proton channel family protein: MLSLLATGGWLMAPILIMAVIAVAIILERFWYLRSNYVLAEPIFDQAFDLLEHPANKLDQWRGKVSHSPLGYMLVEGLEAKQQGHLAMEERMETAGRHAVLALERHLSTLGTIAAVSPLLGLLGTVFGMIKSFGALSAGLQVNALELASGISEALLTTATGLLVAIPCLFF, from the coding sequence ATGTTATCTTTATTGGCAACTGGGGGCTGGTTGATGGCGCCTATCTTAATTATGGCCGTCATTGCGGTCGCGATTATTCTTGAGCGCTTCTGGTATTTACGATCGAATTATGTGCTCGCTGAACCTATTTTTGATCAAGCCTTTGACTTGCTAGAACACCCTGCGAATAAATTAGATCAGTGGCGTGGTAAGGTTAGTCATAGTCCGTTAGGTTATATGCTCGTTGAAGGCCTAGAGGCAAAGCAGCAAGGGCATTTGGCGATGGAAGAACGCATGGAAACGGCAGGACGTCATGCGGTGTTAGCACTAGAGCGCCACTTGAGTACCTTGGGGACGATTGCCGCGGTTTCGCCGTTATTGGGTTTGTTGGGCACTGTTTTTGGGATGATTAAAAGCTTTGGTGCCTTAAGTGCAGGTTTGCAAGTGAATGCACTAGAACTAGCTTCAGGAATCTCTGAGGCTTTATTAACAACGGCGACAGGACTGTTGGTTGCGATTCCTTGTTTGTTTTTTTGA
- the ssb gene encoding single-stranded DNA-binding protein codes for MARGINKVIIVGNLGRDPEIRYTQSGDAIANITVATSESWKDRNTGQQQENTEWHRIVLFRRLGELAGEYLRKGSQVYIEGKLKTRKWQDQSGQDRYTTEIVADNMQFLGGRNDNNNNNFQANQTSFPPNDNGNSFQQGSQNNFAQKGSLAQKPNNSGFTNNNNNANANLATPQTNNFAGGMQQQTSLQQQGASNNTASMQQHVTPPHLQQPNNQAADNKTPAAATTNTHPASFDDFDDDIPF; via the coding sequence ATGGCTCGCGGTATTAATAAAGTCATCATCGTTGGTAATTTAGGACGTGATCCTGAAATTCGCTACACTCAATCCGGTGATGCCATTGCCAATATCACTGTTGCAACCTCAGAAAGCTGGAAAGACCGTAATACCGGTCAACAGCAAGAAAATACCGAATGGCACCGCATTGTGTTATTCCGTCGTTTAGGTGAGCTCGCAGGCGAGTACTTGCGTAAAGGTTCGCAAGTCTACATCGAGGGCAAATTAAAAACCCGTAAATGGCAAGACCAAAGCGGTCAAGACCGTTACACCACTGAAATCGTCGCTGACAATATGCAATTTTTGGGTGGCCGCAACGATAACAATAATAACAACTTCCAGGCAAACCAAACTAGCTTTCCACCCAATGACAACGGCAACAGCTTCCAACAAGGCAGTCAGAATAACTTTGCTCAAAAAGGCAGCCTAGCACAAAAACCAAACAATAGTGGTTTTACAAACAATAATAACAATGCGAATGCAAACCTTGCCACACCTCAAACTAATAATTTTGCTGGAGGCATGCAACAACAAACATCATTGCAGCAACAAGGAGCAAGCAACAACACAGCTTCGATGCAGCAGCATGTAACCCCACCACACTTGCAACAGCCAAACAACCAAGCGGCTGATAATAAAACACCTGCAGCAGCGACGACGAATACTCACCCTGCGAGCTTCGATGATTTTGATGATGATATTCCATTCTAA
- a CDS encoding NAD(P)H-dependent flavin oxidoreductase codes for MKEIKTKLCDSLGIKVPIIQAPLGVAVTPEFVSTVSNYGALGAMPLGTWELDRCEKMIDATLALTDKPVAANLILDWDQSARVDLCLRKGVKIIWFFWGDPSPFIEKIHAHGAQVIYTVSSADEAKRAVDMGVDIIVAQGWEAGGHILGKVATMALIPAVIDAVQGKIPVVTAGGVADGRGLAANLVLGADGAVVGTRLLSSYEANIHKSYQAKLVTAKETDTVYTQVFDKGWKNAPVRILRNSTYDNWVAAGKPDSGHRPGENDVITYYGDIPITRYSLSIPAPTMTGDVEALAHYAGQTVGLVNDVKPLTEILDEMIGDAIERIDRCQRLVL; via the coding sequence ATGAAAGAAATTAAGACGAAACTCTGTGATTCTTTAGGCATTAAAGTTCCGATTATACAAGCGCCTCTTGGTGTAGCTGTTACCCCTGAATTTGTTAGCACTGTTTCTAATTATGGTGCTTTAGGGGCCATGCCATTAGGAACCTGGGAGCTTGACCGATGCGAAAAAATGATCGATGCGACATTGGCATTAACAGATAAACCTGTTGCTGCTAACTTGATTTTGGACTGGGATCAAAGCGCGCGAGTAGACTTATGTCTTAGAAAAGGGGTTAAAATCATCTGGTTTTTCTGGGGTGATCCAAGTCCATTCATTGAAAAGATACATGCCCATGGTGCTCAGGTGATATATACAGTCAGTAGCGCTGATGAGGCTAAACGTGCGGTAGATATGGGGGTGGATATCATCGTCGCTCAAGGATGGGAGGCAGGAGGGCATATTTTAGGTAAAGTTGCTACGATGGCACTCATTCCGGCGGTTATTGATGCTGTTCAAGGGAAAATCCCTGTTGTAACCGCAGGTGGTGTGGCTGATGGCAGAGGTTTGGCTGCTAATTTAGTGTTGGGCGCTGATGGGGCTGTTGTGGGAACACGGTTATTGTCCTCTTATGAAGCGAATATCCATAAGAGCTATCAGGCTAAGTTAGTCACAGCAAAAGAAACTGATACCGTTTATACGCAGGTGTTTGATAAGGGTTGGAAAAATGCGCCTGTGCGTATACTTAGAAACAGCACTTATGACAACTGGGTCGCTGCGGGTAAGCCTGATTCTGGTCATCGACCAGGTGAGAATGATGTAATCACGTATTATGGTGATATACCGATCACACGCTATAGCCTGTCGATTCCCGCTCCTACTATGACAGGTGATGTAGAGGCTCTTGCGCATTATGCGGGACAGACAGTCGGTTTAGTCAATGATGTTAAGCCACTCACCGAGATACTGGATGAAATGATTGGTGATGCTATAGAACGAATAGACAGGTGCCAAAGGCTGGTTTTATAA
- a CDS encoding SulP family inorganic anion transporter, which translates to MNQLFPSALLALVFGTLLYILFFSDDSIAVIGHIPAGLPELHWPTFDWGHLRIIITSALLLAVLGSIDSLLTSLVVDNMTHQHHNSDRELIGQGLGNMASGLIGGLPGAGATMRTVASIRAGGSTPLSGIIHSLFLLAVVLGASRYFSSIPHAVLAGILIKVGTDIIDWKFIIRLHCLPIFSSALMLLVLFLTVFVDLITAVFVGVFIANLVTIDRLSHIQLDGLALSDGTRNRKDVLESEAIKLRKQKGQVVLFRLVGAISFGVARQIKKQITDFKNHRVLVLDLSHVSFVGITSIIMVDDIVQAEFKKNNKVYIITDEGRMNKSLEKFRL; encoded by the coding sequence TTGAACCAATTATTTCCATCTGCTTTACTCGCTTTAGTTTTCGGTACGTTGCTGTATATTTTATTTTTCTCAGATGACTCAATTGCTGTAATCGGCCATATTCCTGCTGGGTTACCAGAATTGCATTGGCCGACGTTTGACTGGGGGCATTTAAGAATTATTATTACTTCAGCATTGCTTTTAGCTGTGCTTGGGTCAATAGACTCTTTATTGACTTCTTTGGTCGTAGATAATATGACTCACCAACACCATAACTCAGATCGAGAGTTAATCGGTCAGGGTCTGGGTAATATGGCATCAGGCTTGATTGGTGGACTGCCAGGAGCAGGTGCGACGATGAGAACTGTTGCGAGTATTCGAGCTGGGGGGTCAACACCTTTATCAGGTATTATTCATTCATTATTTTTACTCGCTGTTGTTTTGGGTGCAAGTCGTTACTTTTCAAGTATTCCTCATGCGGTTTTGGCGGGTATACTTATCAAAGTTGGCACGGATATTATCGATTGGAAATTCATTATTCGCTTGCATTGCTTGCCTATTTTCAGTAGTGCTCTGATGTTACTGGTGTTGTTTTTAACTGTATTTGTTGACTTAATTACCGCTGTTTTTGTTGGTGTCTTTATTGCGAATCTTGTCACTATAGATAGGCTCTCTCATATACAGCTTGACGGCTTGGCCTTGTCAGATGGGACTAGAAATAGAAAAGATGTATTAGAAAGTGAAGCAATAAAGTTGCGTAAACAAAAAGGGCAAGTTGTGCTATTTCGCTTAGTGGGTGCCATTAGTTTTGGCGTGGCTCGACAGATCAAAAAGCAAATTACAGATTTTAAAAATCATCGAGTATTAGTCCTGGATTTATCTCATGTATCGTTTGTCGGGATTACATCAATTATTATGGTTGATGATATTGTTCAAGCGGAATTTAAAAAGAATAATAAAGTTTATATCATTACCGATGAAGGTAGGATGAATAAGAGTCTTGAAAAATTCCGGCTTTAA
- a CDS encoding sensor histidine kinase, whose product MLENILKIKNHFLKENRELQELMKSNDVDYIIIDSEKLLNETEEGLSRVIGIVDNLRSFSRVDEEAEKGEVDIHKCIDSTLKIIESKIKYNCNIVKDYGESITVKGEAGKLNQVFMNLLVNASQAIDDQGEIRIKTEVRDNKAIIKISDTGKGIEDKHLETIFDPFFTTKKVGEGTGLGLSIVYGVIEEHCGKISVSSQVGVGTTFKIVLPSFVS is encoded by the coding sequence ATGTTAGAAAATATTTTAAAGATCAAGAACCATTTTTTAAAAGAAAATAGAGAATTGCAAGAGTTAATGAAAAGTAATGATGTTGATTATATTATTATTGATAGCGAAAAATTATTGAATGAAACAGAAGAGGGGTTATCACGCGTAATTGGGATTGTCGATAACCTGAGGTCTTTTTCAAGAGTTGATGAGGAAGCAGAAAAAGGTGAGGTAGATATTCATAAGTGTATAGATTCAACGCTTAAGATTATAGAAAGCAAAATAAAATACAATTGTAATATCGTTAAAGACTATGGAGAATCTATAACAGTCAAAGGTGAAGCGGGTAAGCTCAATCAGGTTTTTATGAATTTGCTTGTTAACGCGAGCCAGGCAATTGATGATCAAGGAGAAATTAGGATAAAAACAGAGGTGAGAGACAATAAAGCAATAATTAAAATATCAGACACCGGCAAAGGGATTGAGGATAAGCACTTGGAAACTATTTTTGATCCTTTCTTTACCACAAAGAAAGTAGGAGAAGGAACAGGTTTAGGATTGTCGATTGTTTATGGCGTTATAGAGGAGCACTGTGGAAAAATCTCAGTTTCAAGTCAAGTTGGGGTAGGGACAACATTCAAGATTGTGTTGCCTTCTTTTGTGTCTTGA
- a CDS encoding histidine kinase dimerization/phospho-acceptor domain-containing protein: MVQQQLLQSSKMASIGQLAAGVAHEINNPISFVKNNLSMLHKYMLDVRKYFKDQEPFFKRK, encoded by the coding sequence ATGGTTCAACAGCAATTGCTGCAATCATCGAAAATGGCATCAATTGGTCAGCTCGCTGCGGGAGTGGCTCATGAAATTAATAATCCGATAAGCTTTGTGAAAAATAATTTGTCGATGTTGCATAAATATATGCTTGATGTTAGAAAATATTTTAAAGATCAAGAACCATTTTTTAAAAGAAAATAG
- a CDS encoding heme NO-binding domain-containing protein, which yields MKGAVFQAFAKFVEENFGDEFWEEVIEGVDPESDAIYVATKSYDDEELFKLVGFVCEKKELDILDAVESFGQYLFPILADKYSAFLKKGMSLKEFILSIDNVIHVEVRKLYPDAHLPTISYIENDDSNIAMNYSSPRKLCRLAIGLMRGAADYFKGEISINESQCMHMGSDACHINVEFISDPKL from the coding sequence ATGAAAGGAGCGGTATTCCAAGCATTTGCTAAATTTGTTGAAGAAAACTTTGGGGATGAGTTTTGGGAAGAGGTGATTGAAGGGGTTGATCCAGAGTCTGACGCTATTTATGTGGCTACAAAAAGTTATGATGATGAAGAGCTATTTAAGTTGGTTGGATTTGTTTGTGAGAAAAAGGAACTTGATATACTTGATGCTGTTGAATCTTTCGGCCAATATTTATTTCCAATTCTTGCAGATAAGTACAGTGCTTTCTTGAAAAAAGGAATGAGTTTAAAGGAGTTTATATTATCAATTGATAATGTAATACATGTTGAAGTAAGAAAGCTTTATCCAGATGCACATTTGCCTACAATTTCATATATAGAGAATGATGATAGTAATATTGCTATGAATTATAGTTCTCCACGTAAGCTTTGTCGCTTAGCAATTGGCTTAATGAGAGGTGCAGCTGATTACTTTAAGGGAGAAATTAGTATCAATGAAAGTCAATGTATGCATATGGGCAGTGATGCATGTCATATTAATGTAGAGTTTATTTCTGATCCAAAGCTGTAG
- a CDS encoding response regulator: MISKEILTTGDAAKLCGVTVKTIIRWIDQGKLNAFKLPGRGDHRILRNEMIDFLKVNNIPFNQVQQADPDNSESAQLTKGNIANSQPRALIIDDEELMALTIARTLKREKIDVKTSNNAFEAGVWLERFKPHIITLDINMPGINGFQILKGVQELSTSQGLGIIIITGIPLREIQEKINFSDSQHFQSEILEKPFSAEDLINITKKLLNKFYQGASHD, from the coding sequence TTGATATCAAAAGAAATATTGACAACAGGTGATGCTGCTAAGCTTTGTGGCGTCACGGTAAAGACAATAATACGCTGGATTGATCAGGGCAAGCTCAATGCATTTAAATTGCCGGGCCGAGGGGATCATCGCATATTACGCAATGAGATGATAGATTTTCTGAAAGTCAATAACATCCCTTTTAATCAAGTGCAACAAGCAGACCCAGATAACAGTGAATCTGCACAGCTAACGAAGGGTAATATAGCCAATTCCCAACCTAGAGCCCTTATTATCGATGATGAAGAGCTTATGGCACTCACAATCGCAAGAACACTCAAAAGAGAAAAGATTGATGTTAAAACCAGTAATAATGCCTTTGAAGCGGGAGTTTGGCTAGAGCGTTTTAAGCCGCATATCATCACACTAGATATTAATATGCCAGGAATTAATGGTTTTCAAATACTCAAGGGTGTTCAGGAGCTTTCTACATCGCAAGGCTTGGGTATTATCATCATTACAGGTATCCCCTTACGAGAAATTCAAGAAAAGATTAACTTTAGTGATTCACAACACTTTCAATCAGAAATCTTAGAAAAACCATTTTCAGCAGAAGATTTGATCAATATTACAAAAAAATTACTTAATAAATTTTACCAAGGTGCTAGCCATGACTAA
- a CDS encoding response regulator has translation MTNDRPAILLLDDEESILNSLKRSLHKVDAKVNAFTSGTQAIAHIRSQPVDLIISDMRMPEMDGAEFLYQSQKIQPNTIRILLTGYADIDSVTKAVNQGKIHNYLHKPWEHDDLITIINDSLEKVSFAKRKNTIK, from the coding sequence ATGACTAATGACAGGCCTGCCATTTTATTGCTCGATGATGAGGAATCAATATTAAACTCATTAAAGCGTTCATTGCATAAAGTTGATGCGAAGGTCAATGCATTTACTTCAGGCACACAGGCGATCGCTCACATAAGAAGCCAACCGGTAGACTTAATTATCTCTGATATGCGGATGCCCGAAATGGATGGAGCAGAGTTTCTTTATCAATCACAAAAAATCCAACCAAACACTATACGTATTTTACTCACGGGCTATGCTGACATAGATTCTGTCACCAAAGCAGTCAATCAAGGAAAAATTCATAATTATTTACATAAACCTTGGGAGCACGATGACCTAATAACCATCATTAATGACTCTCTAGAAAAGGTAAGCTTTGCAAAAAGAAAAAATACGATTAAATAA
- a CDS encoding HD-GYP domain-containing protein, producing MSSVIELSEKDYKGFSANVAHFAKSIALNFKLDEEQIEQTYFACLLMGIGKISLAEKLVKTPYLNLAKEDQKHYEKHSERAESCLASIEALQPVSKIIRHIYENYNGSGYPDRLKAEHIPLPSRIIRICSDYFLLKHGLITAEKMTTEDALAYIDKNLDQLYDRELFCSLKSHTLTLEKLGQDNQQLKADELEVGMIIAKDLESPTGGFLLPAGTLIDHDIINKLSNITAQTNQYITVEVRPFNPLKPNRKK from the coding sequence ATGTCGAGCGTCATTGAGCTTTCTGAAAAAGACTATAAAGGTTTTTCTGCGAACGTAGCTCACTTTGCTAAAAGCATTGCATTAAACTTTAAGTTAGATGAGGAGCAAATAGAGCAAACCTACTTTGCTTGCCTATTAATGGGCATTGGTAAAATCAGTTTAGCTGAAAAACTTGTCAAGACGCCTTATTTAAATCTGGCAAAAGAAGATCAAAAGCACTATGAAAAACACTCAGAGCGTGCCGAGTCCTGTTTAGCCTCTATCGAAGCCTTACAACCTGTTTCAAAAATCATTCGTCATATTTATGAAAACTATAATGGTTCAGGCTACCCAGACCGATTAAAAGCTGAGCACATTCCCTTACCTTCACGTATTATCAGAATCTGTAGTGACTATTTTTTACTTAAACATGGACTCATTACCGCTGAAAAAATGACCACTGAAGATGCGTTGGCTTATATTGATAAAAATCTCGATCAGCTCTATGATCGTGAGCTGTTTTGCTCTTTAAAAAGCCATACGTTGACACTTGAAAAGCTAGGCCAAGACAATCAACAACTTAAAGCCGATGAGCTTGAAGTTGGGATGATTATTGCCAAAGACCTAGAATCACCCACAGGTGGCTTTTTATTACCTGCAGGAACCCTAATTGATCACGATATTATTAATAAACTCAGTAACATTACAGCACAAACAAATCAATATATTACTGTCGAAGTTAGGCCTTTTAACCCTCTAAAACCTAATCGCAAAAAATAG